The genomic interval CTTTATTTTTCAGGTGGACCGATATAAAAGATCGATAagcaacttatcgtatcgttttcttaatatcggagatatatcAAGGATGtatcgggatatttagaacattacTTGTGGCGGTTGGCATCGACGTGGGGCGGCCCTGCGGTCGGACGGCGCGCAACGGATCTGGCTACTTAGGGCTCGGTGCTCTCTGCAGTGTCAAAGGAGGTGGCCTGGGCCTTTGGGTCTAGGTTGGGTCTTTTAGGATTGGTTTGGTGGGCTTGGTCTTTTTGACTAGGGTctagtttttttgtttttgtttttaagtgGTTTTGTCGTTCCTCCTTCTTGAGCGAGGGTTTGGTCTGTTATTCGATAGGTTTGGTCGTGTCGTTGAATGCACATGTTTATGGTGCATGTCACTTTTAGGGATTATTTATATGTCGATTCTTTCTGGGTGTTAATGTAATGGGGAGGTTGTATCTGCAAATATGTCGAAAGTTTTGGTATATGATGCTATTGGAGCGGTGCTCAACTTGAAATTGGCGACGAGTAGATTATTATCTATTTCTGGAATTGGACTTCATTTGATTTGGGATTGGACCTTTTTGACTTATGTTTATTGTTTTTTGTGACAGTCCTGTAATTAGCAGTCTTGGTgtaattataatattattttgatgaaatacaattttccttttctcaaaaaaataaaaataaaataaaacaaattgcAGAAGTTTACGGTGACAGTATTTCATGGGAATTGTACAACACTACAATCTCTCAGTTCAAGGTTTATATTGTTCGATACTTCAATGTAGACTTATAACGTACCAGCATATCATAGTTTACCCTAACATTCGAGATGGTATTGGTCATTGGGTGGAAGATAGAATCCCCACTCCTATGTAAATTCAAGTACGATAAATATTTTGGACGATGTCTCGTTTGTGGTCTAGTTACACCTGCCGGACAACCAGTTCTGCTCAGGCACTAGATCGAGGAACATGTATGGAGCCAGAGCGTGAAAGCTAACATGTCAGCATTGTGCTCAAAAGTGGTAGCCAGTAATCTCACCACTGCTATGAGGACTATGGCTTGAGTTGCAGAAGACAGAGATGCTACCTGAAACTCTGAAAGGATCACCAATGACCGCAAGTCTCCACATGAGGTTGGATCAATTGTACATTTCTCTCATCAAGGAATTGAAACTACGTTTGATAGTTCTGGGAAGGAATATGAACTTGGAGCCATACGCAAGAATTTCTCCAATGTACGCATATAATTCTACCCTAACCAAATTGATCACCATCTCAATTTTGATTCTCTTTCCAAAACGTTGTTTATTGACAAGGTTAGTAACTAGCGCACTACAAACGAATCTGCAGTGGTGTGGTTCATGAAAATGAGATTTTTCCATAACATATCTCACATATGCTGTCACCACAAAATTTAAGAGTACTAAAGATACATTAATTTGACTACAGTACGTACACCGCTGTTCAACCCtaatgtacaatataatgcACCACACCAAAAATCTCTCAACTCGGAAATTTGGAAACCCTGGCAACTATTAGAAAACTAAGATGGATAGCTGCAGCTTCTTAAAACTAGGTAAAGGTTGATTCATACCATGGGTTTTGAGGAAGTTCTAGAAATATGAGTTCCTGCAACATCATTCACAAACAAACTAATTAAACAttcaacccaaaaaaaaaaactaaacaatTAAACAGAGAACTCAAAATGATGAGCGTACATGATAATTGTTTCACTGAAAAGCAACGCGTTCAAGGTAATCTCTTAAACCAGGCAAATTCTTCTAGACAGGAGATTTTATGATGGAAAGCCATGATCAAGTAAAACTGACAGGAGgcctaaaaagaaaaacacccaaaattggaaaagtaaaaaaCAGAACTTAAGGGTAAGCTGGAGGCCTCTACATTGTTTGAAAATCATGGAACTGAAGGTCATTCAGCTAGTCGTTACAAatgtatgttgatgatatgtttccACTTGCAGACATTCCACCATCCACACAAATGTTATACTCTGAAGCAGGGAAAATATTTAAACATATGCAAGGAGATCGAGATCAAGGCATAAATTTCAAATGGCTGATCTCTGCAATGCAGAACATCAAAAGTCTGGAACATGCATAATGTTCACTGCAAATGTTTGTCTCTATTTACTTTTCAGGATATCAGCATTAGTGAGGGTCCTACTCTTTTAGTCCGTATGATTTTCTTAAGAAGGGGCTGGTTGATTCTTTAATTTCAGCCACTAATACTTGGAGTATGAGACTTAATTACTAATTCTGAATAAGATAAGATGGATGCAGTTATCAGTATACAAACACAATTGATTAATTTTCTCAATGAAACCTACTGGTGGAATACTGAtaattttgaaagaaagacataTCTTACAGTTAAAGAGGGACAATGCTATCATTTTGATCTTCAGATGGTGCTACAGATCGAGCTATCATTTTGATGGGGTAGAATCTCTGCAGATGGTGCAATCCAACTCAAGGAGCGATCCAAGTCCTGCAACCGATAATCTCCGTCCCGTAGAGGAACAGCAACAGTTAGTTGCAGCTGCTTGACACGAGGTAATATTGGAGACCGTTCCCTTCTGCAATTTTCTGGTATTATGATCCCCTACAAGCCATTGACATCAGATAatcaaagagagaaagaacatACATTGGTCCATAGAATAATCACACTTTTACTGAGTTCCTTTTAACATTACAGCGATTGCATCTTGTGGCTGTCCAGGAGGTACTAATTTTGTACATTCTCATATTAACAAAAAGTAGCAGTAAGCTAGGTGTAATGAGAGAAACAGGATATAAGCTGAGAATGAGATTCAATAATACCTCGGCATCACAAATAGTTATCTCCAGTTTTCCTGTGCAGTCAAAAATTCCAAGACGATCTTTCAATAAAGCAAAATATTGAGAGGTCCACCGGCAATTCTCAATAATGAATTCTGCATCTAATAAACCTCGCGGAGTTGCCACAAAATTGACCTTGGCCTCCACAACCCCAGTAAACTGAAAATTCTCCAGACTTGGAGTGAAAATTGTGTTCTCCATACTCATTGGGCATCCAAACAAATAAAGGTGTTTCAACTCCACACAATAAATGTAGAGATGCTTCAGGTTGTCGCATTGACCAAAGATTAAAGCACCACGCGGGGGACAGGAGCCATCGGAAACGAACATAAAAGTCTCGAGATTGACACAAtcaaaaacttgaaatttagcgTGATGACAGTTCATAATTTCCAATGATTTAAGACTCGAACAACAAATTCGAAGCCACCCGTCCTCGTCGCCAAGATCACACAGATTTAACACCAAATGCTCGAGCCTAGGGACATGTTTCTCGTTAAGAATATTAGGATGAAGAACGTCATCCAAATCAACCTCTTTAAGGGACATGGTTCTCAGTGACAGTAGGGTTAAAGCATCATTAACTATATCTCTTGAACTTAAACTGATTCTCACTTTCTCCAGATTCAAACTAGTCAAGAAATGTGAGGAGAAAACTGCTTGGGGGATCAGGTAGAAGCTGACCTCATTTTCGGCTTTTTCGACGAAACAAAGCTCCAAGTCCTTCACACATCTCTCAAGTGCAAACGTCACGCACTTGTCGACCGTGACGGTGACGCTATCGTCTCCGGCGAGACCGTGTAGGACTCGAAGCCTGAGCTTGTCTAAGCTCCTCTGATTCCGGCAGCGGTGAATGCAATTCTCCAAGAAACGGAGGAATCTTTGGAACTTGGCAGGGTCGTCGGAAACGGAGGAGTCGCCCTCGTCGAAATCGATCACGGGGAACGACGGCCAGAGTGACGCCCAGTGTTTCGAAGCTGCGGTTGCCTGAACGGCGTGCTTCATCGGAAGGAAAGAGATGATTCGTTCAATGACGTTGTCGGGTAAGTAAAGAATTGCAGAGGCGGAGGTGGCGGAGGTGACGGTGGTGATCGGGTGACGCCGATCGTCGTCTGCGgtgtttagggttttgagCCGTTTGAATTTGGGGGTAGTCATTTTTGCGACGTTTTGGCGGAAGTAATGAGTGTGCGATGGTATTTATATGAGAAGTGAATATGAGATCGCGGTAATATCTCGTGAGAACTTACGAGCAGTGATTTTCTCAGGAGAAGTTCAAGAAGGAATTAGGGACTAGGGAGTGTTTGGAACTTTGATGCTCTCTCACGTTTGATTCCAACTTGTCGGGTAATTTGAGTTTGAGAAATGTGAAGGTGAGTTATGATGAGGGGTTTGCCTGCCGTGCAGCAGGGTATCATATACACACACTTGTGTGTGATGAATGATGAGTTTGATAAAATGCACAGTGGGTGTGAGAAGTTTGTGTGTGGATGAAAGTGTTGTTGCATCCCATGCAGCAGCGTATAACAGAATTCTCATATGATGAGCTTGTATTTCATTCTAAAGTCATATTATGAGtcaaaactaaacaaaacTATCCGGATTATTAGCTGCGACTTTATGCATTTGCGTTAATAATAAGTTGATGAGCTCGTCCATTGTCCCAATTAAAGCTCGATAACATGCACAAagtttttttggtaatgaaaaaTTCCTCAAGGGCATTTGACTCACCAAACTAAATATTTTTGGGCGGAAACTGACGTGGATCGACGTCCGTCTAGCTCCTTCCTTGATTCGGACAATCGACATTTGACAGGGGGTACTTGCATAAAACCCTCTGATGCCCAAGTAAGTATATTTCTTGTAATCAGATTAGATGATTTTACCTTTTACACaatcatatttttatatagtGGAATTCCTCATTCCtcattaaaatatatttacgTTCGTCATCATGACGACATTAATGTGTAGTTATGTACGTTCctcattattttatttattttgttgttaacTCATCACATTCATGTCCCCTTTATGTATCAGTTTCAAACAAATTATTCATTATAACCATATTGTCATTCAAACCACATTAAACTGTCTCTTTCATTATGGTCTTGACTGTCATTATCACTCTGCTGTATTTACTTCATTTACTTAACAAATCTTTCCCTTTTGTGTTTCCCGTATGACCTTTGGATAAAAATATTCTCTCCCCCACAAGTTTTAGTCttgaaatatattatatatgtctcGTTACTAAACCATGTTAACTTTCGAtgttctagctagctagtaccTAAGGTACTTTTATTTCGGTGTACAATATTGAAGTTTTAATTGTCTCGAATCCTTCGTATGGGAGGAGTACATGTTTCTAGTTTCTAGTTTCAAGTTTTTCTAATAGTCTAAAGGTATTCAGTTACAGGTTACTGATGCATGCATGCGCATGCTAGCTTTTGGTATAATATATGCCGTAGATACACCTCGATCTCTTGGTGTTGATCTGTTGTATGTGTCCTCTGGTTTTGGCTAGCTAGTCTCCGTAGTCTGTAGTCTGTAGTATAGATAGCTTGCGTGACTATAAATAATAGCAATAATCAGAACTTAAGTCACGTACAAGCTTACGAAGGGCCTTTGAGCCCCTAACTCGGATATGCAAAAGTTGACACTTGTTAGCCTTCAATATCGATCATAACTCACGTACCTCTTTACTGATCTCAATCAGGTTTTCTACCTGTCTACGTACATCCATGAATCATGAATGTACTCGAATAGACGAACAATAAACAGTTGTGCTTGCATTGACAAACACGAATTACTGAACGTTCAGCACAATACCTCGTCCCAGCAAGGTTCCCTTTAGACGTTAAGACCAAAGAACAAAATCTCTCCgatattttcaatatattatcCAATtctattttttcaaaaaaaaaacgatatgtcttaggggtaaatatcttattttttcccgtatctgcgatatttctccgataacataaaatatctccggtatttctccgatatttacgatatatccgatatattttcgatattttagagaaatatttgaaaattttcacttaaaaaaaattaactaaaaTTTGAGGATCTCTCGGACTCTCCTTGACCTGGaagttttaattaattaatcacctcgagcctcgagggatataaaaaataagactagAACAGTAGTCCTTCAatcggctaatttttaatttttcgtaaaagatatcGAATGAGCagtgaaagttcaagtcttaactcttaaaagtCAAGCCATATTAGTGACCAGTACTCTCCTTGAACGTGAgggaatccaaaataaagggTCACAACATAGTCTCACACTCTCATGAAGGTCATAAGAGAATATCCATAATTTTAGTAACAAGTGTTCTCCTCGAGGAATATAGAAAGAGTAGTAATCTTTATCTCCTTGACGTCCTCTCAAATGATATCTAGATAAGGAGTGTTCTCCTCGAGCACTATTGgggaaaataagaaaacatgagTCACATTGTAGTCTTTGTCTCCTAGAAGTTCCCTCATACCTTCATAGATTGCTACTAACCCGTGAACCCATCATGGAAGGATGATAATACTGAAATTTGACATGCGTATTTTAGCATAAACGGCTTCATCTTCTGCTTGTGAAAGAAAATGGAGTACTTTTgctcttattcatacaaagcaAATGAACTGTCTTGCATATCATAAgttggaaaaactcgtatAGTACTACTATAACATGAAGTTACGACTATGTGATAAATGAGCAAAATataatgtgatcaatgaaaacaactatATCGATCTACTTCATGTTGCTAGTGAACTACTTCATAATGATGTTGATCATCTTCatgattggattatgcatgcacaccttgatgatgaaaatggcaaccctcctccacatgtcgtagaaaatgcaactgattttggaattgatgtaaacaaggtATTATCTGATGAAGTTGGAGACCAGAGAGATGATTCTGATAATGCTAGTGTGTGGGGCGGTGTAGCAGCTCCAGATAGTTCagatagtgatgatgatgatgatggtggtggtgttggttgtggtggtggtggtggtggtggtgatggtaatgtgatggtagtggtggaagtcgacaaggtagtggagatacaaggtttGAATGTGGACAATTTTATATAGGTGGAGaatttgagcagtttacttgtgaaagtaattttgattatGCTACTCAAGATGAGAATCATGGATCTAGAGCAGGCGTGGTGCGCAACAGTAAAATAGGTGCAGGAGGAGGACAAGAGGagtcattgatgatcaaaatatttcatctgatgttagttcagttgccttaagttttgattctatcagtTTAGGCACATAACATAGTGGGATGTTAAACGAATAAcatgaagtcaactatcaaCCTGGCCATCCTTataatatcccacatcggccaacggagagggggtgatgcgtcttatatgtacatgtccacctctatctaacgcgaggccttttgggggctcaacggcttcggaggagaggagaactccgaagttaagcatgcTTGGCCCAGGTCAAtcctaggatgggtgacccgctgggaaggtgcttctgagctcccaaaaacaaaaccgtgagggctatgcccaaagcggacaatatcgtgttacggcggagcGGTCCGGGTTGTgacatttggtatcagagccactctACCGTGTGGTGCGAGTGTGCCGACGAGGGCGTCGGACTCCCAATGGGGGTggattgtaatatcccacatcggccaccggagagggggtgatgcgtcttatatgtacatgcccacctctatctaacgcgaggccttttgggggctcaacggcttcggaggagaggagaactccgaagttaagcatgcTTGGCCCAGGTCAAtcctaggatgggtgacccgctgggaaggtgcttctgagctcccaaaaacaaaaccgtgagggctatgcccaaagcggacaatatcgtgttacggcggagcGGTCCGGGTTGTGACattattgtaataaccctagatttttaaaaacaatatgtgaattgatttgaattctattaagttttggaatttcaaataaaatgaaacttatTGTTTGCGATgctttgaaacgaaaaacggaaacgttttcggaacgtttattaagaaaaacgttacgtttccgaacgaaattatcgacttttattccgtcgctcggttgcgaaaacttccttcatgaaagttgtagagctcgtcgatgcgagttcgtgagtatgtgacgcgttcgaaacggacatcgtacgtaaaagttattcacgtcggaagttagttccCGATTTGGAAattagtataaaaaggaaattttcttaactagggtttccataacaggaaacccttTCATTCCGCCGctcccctttctctctctctctctctctctttcctctCTCCTTCACCTcgatccctctccctctcactctcGGCCTCACCTCCGATCTCCCTTCACAGGGAGACGTGATCGTCACCGCCTAGCCAGGAAGCACAGCGCCGCTCCCTTCTCCAACCCCCGAGCTTGCGACACACGAACTCGCCGCCGAGACCTTCATCGCTCGCCCGAGCTCCTTCGCCGACTCTGTGCTCAAGGAGGCACGCCTCCTCTTTCTCTTACACCCGGAGCCCTCCACGACAAGGGTTGAACCTCCATTCCCCGCTCGGCCTCACCTCTGCACGAAATCGACATCCTCGGCCTCAAGCTTCACCAACGACGAATCGAAGCCTCCACGTTTTAATCTAGGTATGAATTGATGTTCTTGACGTTGTGTGTGTTTGTATGATGATTGGGAGTATTTGGGAAGATTTAGGAATTGAATTGGAAGGGTTTCGGAGGAGAATCGGAGGTGTGGAGGAGAGTGaagcaccgccgccttaggcggcgcgtgtgagtgcgtggagtagcctaggggcggcgtgaggccgtgggaagggcggAGGAAGGAAGGGGAGAGTTTTGGTGCGGCGGTGGTGCGACACGCGCTGTTGAGAGTGTCGGCGCGTGgaccccacgcgcggcccgccggaggtggcgcgtgtgccacacgcgccgccacgtgcggcggtgggaacatttttgacagaagggtattttggtaatttactgtgtacggtaaatataaatgtaatttttatttactacggtaaatgtaattaagttttaccttcggtaaatataaatataaattactttcagtaaatgtaaaaagtaatttgtaacaaggtaattagtaaattttatttactgagattgtatttacctttaaacagaaatacgtatataatatttatacgtacagaaatacgtatataatatttatacatacagaaatacgtatataatatttatacgtacagaaatacgtatatagtacttatacgtacagaaatacgtattaattgagtattgtacagtaaccgtgaatagtgaatagtgaacaataacttcgtataaaccaaaattgctgaacagtaaccgtttattactgttttggcatttaaaggtttaacgaaacgatcctaaattcctttcttatcttttcaaggtgatctataagcGAGGGAAGGAAATtagcatcgggaattgtgaaaattacgctcaagtcaataaggtgagtaaaaatctcactgaattacgaatctaccctcgtggtgattcaacatttttgcaagtgtgtttattaaatgaattacaacatgtatataatttagtggactacatatatacagtataatggtaataagtacatatatatatatagttcgttaaattacatactgttattaattcattgaaaatagtcatttcggtgacagaaaaattgtgcatgtgtatgtgatttcaatggtacgatatgatgtgagattatcgtacgtaatttttcaggtgtttatgaaatatgacatgtataggatatagtggactatgtatatgttgtataaatggtaaataaatacgaatatatatagtttgctatataatatactgttattgtttttattgtggtgatatcgtgaaagttttaaaacgtacaatatgatgagtgattattgtacatgattttatcacggagaatgtgaaatattgtgatttgtcttcggacgtgatgtgtggtacaatatgatgtgagattattgtacatgtttggcaagtcggaacttagccttggccgggcgaaagttacgatacagttagagctctagtctgtcagccatagtacttcatgtgaggtaacgggtggttatctactcatgagtactcagattgttttggatgttgggtagcgggtggttacccaatatcagagtagtactgcatgtgaggtaacgggtggttatctgctcatgggtactcagattgttttggatgttgggtagcgggtggctatccaatatcatcggtgtattacgagaggggtaacagatgtgtaccagcgttcttggtacccgtattataaatgcattgggtaaccagaagggttacttaatttcctcatgagcgttttatttcatatttcttgggtcaaccagatgggctgactattgactcatgagggcatttatatttgttgttttgtgatctttcgtatatattgatatgcgaactgtattgtgattttactcatacgagctataagcttactgggtttgtgtttacaatcccggtgcaccaattcgatggtgtaggggataattccgcaggtgctgattagtggaggttgagtgacgactacagaggcttgaAGTCGTTCATATTCTACTTGCGGTGAGGTTTTTAGTGTGGacttgtgtgtgagaatttgtgagtgatttgtgaggattattacatttccattttgtgtatggattataatttgggttgtaataatcggcttgactgagttatattttaaactcagatatGATCCGCTgcaacattaaaatgatttcgatttcattgagattatttatgtgtttaacgattttaagattttgagtttttaagctcgaaattttagggtcgttacaatccTATTTACAATTATGGACAGTTTGgagacgtttatgatcaattatcgaGTTGGGTTCATATTTATTATCTCCTTCTCAGAGAAACTGTTAGCAgctcaaaaaaaatatatgactatcatgttAACAATTACAATTCGTACTATATGTCTCGTATGTCTTGAGCAAAATATTatagttttgttgaccaacgtgCATATTTTCAAGCACCTAGAGCCTCTTTTGggtactagataaaattaataattgtatttatttttatgtaattcaataataaataaataatttcaaaagaggaacgatatttttttttccaatatctccgatatatctgatatctctatttttcaaagaaacgatatatccccgataccAATATTTTGAATCTTAGTTAAGACTCGTAAAAATATCAATTCTGAAAACAGAAAACAGGAATGGCCTCAAAACAATTTGACTCAACCAATTTGACCTCTGAAGAATTCCGCAGGGGGCAACGTACGGAACTTGATTGAGAACTATTACTGCTGTTGTTTCCTCCTATAGAAAGGAAATTTCAcaattcttttttgtttctgaaaatagctttttattttattttactagGAATAATATATAGGGATTAGGTCGGCAAGTAAAGTCGGCGAGGTTCATCTAGGGTTAGTTGTCTATTAAAGAGATCCCTTCTTCATCATATTCGGGAGTTCAGTTCACGAATCCTCTCACAACGCAACTATTGCTCTATCGATCATGACCAACGCAAAAAACCCTAGCCTGTCTCAGTTGCCTGATGATATTGTTCGCCAAATCCTCCGACTCCTTCCCACCAAACCCGCCGTTTGTATCCGTCTTCTTTCCAAGCAGTTCGACGATCTGTGGTCAATAGATCTCGACGAGGGCGATCCACTTGATATGGATCACGACAATTCTCATCAGCACACAGAGTTCATCAACTTCGTGGAGACCTCTTTGCGGGAACGCAAAAACGACAAGCACGTAGATAAATTCCGGCTTCGCATGATGAGGTACTCACCCAAAGACTCTGCTTTTATATCTACATATCTGGGTTTTGCATTCGAGAGAAACGTCATGGTATTGGATGTCAGCCTTAGATCTAAACCTGGGCTATCATACCACACATTATCGTCGGCCTTTCTTGAACGAAATTATATAACTACCTTGAATTTGGAGTATTTGAGAATCAACCTAGGAAATCGTCGTATAAATCTTCCTTTGTTGAGAACTCTGTCCTTCAAAAGTGTTGTATTGGACTCCCAAGATTCTCTCTCAAAGTTGGTTTCATCTTGCCCTAAAATTGAGAATTTGTCATTGAATTTGGAGAACAATACTGCTGAGGTCGACGACACTACTGGTCATAAAGATTTTTCCTTATCGTTAGAGACACTTCTGGGTTTGAAGTGTATAATTACTTTACATGTAGAGAATATGAATATACGGGGTGATCCTAATTCTCATGCTGTTAACCCGACTGTACTTCCTTTAAAGACCATGAGCCTCAACAATGTGAACTTGAAGTCTAACACCTTCTCTAGCTTACTTGAAAATTGCCCTTCTATTGAGTATTTATCACTCAGTTCATGCTTTTTTCCTAGCGGGTCTGATGTCCAATTTAAAAGTTCTAGTCTGAAAACCTTCGAAGTTACTGATCTCAATGCTGGTCAGCTAAATGTGGACGGAGCTATGAATCTGGAATCGTTTACCCTCGTTTCAGAACTT from Argentina anserina chromosome 2, drPotAnse1.1, whole genome shotgun sequence carries:
- the LOC126783804 gene encoding putative FBD-associated F-box protein At5g22720, with product MTTPKFKRLKTLNTADDDRRHPITTVTSATSASAILYLPDNVIERIISFLPMKHAVQATAASKHWASLWPSFPVIDFDEGDSSVSDDPAKFQRFLRFLENCIHRCRNQRSLDKLRLRVLHGLAGDDSVTVTVDKCVTFALERCVKDLELCFVEKAENEVSFYLIPQAVFSSHFLTSLNLEKVRISLSSRDIVNDALTLLSLRTMSLKEARAFGVKSV